A genomic region of Bradyrhizobium sp. ORS 278 contains the following coding sequences:
- a CDS encoding TAXI family TRAP transporter solute-binding subunit — MRFSKLFGTATGLFLAVTSLLAAPAAQAQSFINVLTGGTSGVYYPLGVAIGKIYGDKIPNVKTQVQATKASVENLILLQQGRGELAFALGDSLKSAWNGEEEAGFKSKLDKLRTIGAIYPNYIQIVATAESGIKTLADLKGKSLSVGAPKSGTELNSRAILAAAGMSYKDLGKVEYLPFAESVDLMKNRQLGATLQSAGLGVASLKDLSTSSPITVVSVPKEVVDKIGAPFVAATIPANTYTGQDKDVPTAAVINYLVTSSAVSDDLAYQMTKLIFESLPELANAHAAGKEIKLETAAQDSPVPLHPGAIRYYKEKGVLK, encoded by the coding sequence ATGCGTTTCTCGAAACTCTTTGGCACTGCAACCGGATTGTTCCTGGCCGTCACCAGCCTTCTTGCGGCCCCTGCGGCACAGGCGCAGAGCTTCATCAATGTGCTTACCGGCGGCACCTCCGGCGTCTATTATCCGCTGGGCGTCGCAATCGGGAAGATCTACGGCGACAAGATCCCGAACGTGAAGACCCAGGTGCAGGCGACCAAGGCCTCGGTCGAGAACTTGATCCTGCTGCAGCAGGGCCGCGGCGAGCTCGCCTTCGCGCTCGGCGACTCCCTCAAGTCGGCCTGGAACGGCGAGGAGGAGGCGGGCTTCAAGTCCAAGCTCGACAAGCTGCGCACCATCGGCGCGATCTATCCGAACTACATCCAGATCGTCGCGACCGCCGAGTCCGGCATCAAGACGCTGGCTGATCTGAAGGGCAAGAGCCTGTCGGTCGGCGCGCCGAAGTCGGGCACCGAGCTGAACTCGCGCGCGATCCTCGCTGCCGCCGGCATGAGCTACAAGGATCTCGGCAAGGTCGAATATCTGCCGTTCGCCGAATCCGTCGACCTGATGAAGAACCGGCAACTCGGAGCCACCTTGCAATCGGCCGGCCTCGGCGTCGCCTCGCTGAAGGACCTGTCGACCTCGTCGCCGATCACCGTGGTGTCGGTGCCGAAGGAGGTGGTCGACAAGATCGGCGCGCCGTTTGTGGCGGCGACCATCCCGGCCAACACCTATACCGGCCAGGACAAGGACGTGCCGACCGCGGCGGTGATCAACTATCTCGTCACCAGCTCGGCCGTGTCCGATGATCTCGCCTATCAGATGACCAAGCTGATCTTCGAGTCGCTGCCGGAACTCGCCAACGCGCACGCGGCCGGCAAGGAGATCAAGCTGGAGACGGCGGCACAGGACAGTCCGGTGCCGCTGCACCCGGGCGCGATCCGCTACTACAAGGAAAAGGGCGTCCTGAAGTAA
- a CDS encoding NUDIX domain-containing protein, with protein sequence MAMPFDDATRRKIASCCAGFVRLDTMAGTPPLKRAAVAIALAPHHETGTTTLLLTLRAAGLRSHGGQWALPGGRCDAGETPIEGALRELEEELGLTLEADAVLGLLDDYPTRSGYLITPVVVWAANGRMLRPNPDEVASVHRIGLDAITADGAFDFTAIPESTRRVIRFHAREGLIHAPTAALVYQFREVLAGRDTRVHELEQPVFAWK encoded by the coding sequence ATGGCCATGCCGTTCGACGATGCCACACGACGGAAAATCGCGTCCTGCTGCGCGGGCTTCGTGCGCCTGGACACGATGGCCGGGACGCCGCCGCTGAAGCGCGCGGCGGTGGCGATCGCGCTGGCCCCGCATCACGAGACCGGCACGACCACGTTGCTGCTCACCTTGCGCGCCGCGGGACTGCGCAGCCATGGCGGCCAATGGGCGCTGCCGGGCGGCCGCTGTGATGCCGGCGAGACGCCGATCGAGGGCGCGCTGCGCGAGCTCGAGGAGGAGCTCGGCCTCACCCTCGAGGCGGATGCCGTGCTCGGCCTGCTCGATGACTATCCGACGCGGTCGGGCTATCTGATCACCCCTGTCGTCGTGTGGGCGGCGAATGGCCGCATGTTGCGGCCGAATCCCGACGAGGTCGCCTCGGTGCATCGGATCGGGCTCGATGCGATCACGGCCGACGGCGCGTTCGATTTCACGGCGATCCCCGAGAGTACGCGGCGCGTGATCCGGTTTCACGCCCGCGAGGGCCTCATTCACGCGCCGACCGCGGCCCTGGTCTATCAGTTCCGCGAGGTGCTGGCCGGCCGCGATACCCGCGTCCACGAGCTCGAACAGCCGGTGTTCGCCTGGAAGTAG
- a CDS encoding PaaI family thioesterase, whose amino-acid sequence MTKSAAAKMKSDGWEIVDTSGFLHLIGPLWQRVLDGVHEYAIVTEDKHHNRRGLVQGGVIMTLADRSCGMTARFAAGKEHMATIQFDTHFVESGKIGETLVSRPHVVRITRSLVFITTEVTAADRVIAMASGVFKILKSE is encoded by the coding sequence ATGACGAAATCAGCTGCGGCAAAGATGAAGTCCGACGGCTGGGAGATCGTCGATACCTCCGGATTTCTGCATCTGATCGGGCCGCTGTGGCAGCGGGTTCTCGACGGTGTCCATGAGTACGCCATTGTCACCGAGGACAAGCACCACAATCGCCGCGGCCTGGTCCAGGGCGGCGTGATCATGACGCTCGCCGACCGCAGCTGCGGCATGACGGCCCGCTTTGCCGCCGGCAAGGAGCACATGGCGACGATCCAGTTCGACACGCATTTCGTCGAGTCCGGCAAGATCGGCGAGACCCTGGTGTCGCGGCCGCATGTCGTGCGGATCACCCGCAGCCTCGTGTTCATCACCACCGAGGTGACCGCTGCGGACCGCGTGATCGCGATGGCGTCGGGCGTGTTCAAGATTTTGAAGAGCGAGTGA
- a CDS encoding aldo/keto reductase, producing MNYRQLGRSGLKVSPICLGTMMFGGPTDEPTAARIIAKARDAGINFIDTADAYNKGASEEVVGRAIARERDRWIVATKLANPMGDDPNRAGLSRRWMLQAADESLKRLGTGHIDIYYLHKEDHATPLEETVRAIGDLMRAGKIRYFGVSNYRAWRLAEICNLCDGMGIDRPVVSQPYYNAMNRMPEVEHLPACDYYGLGVVPYSPLARGVLTAKYSPDAPPDKDTRAGRNDTRMMQTEWRPESLKLAQEIKRHAETKGFTPGQFAVSWVLNSAFISSVIAGPRTEPQWDDYIRSIDYPYAADDEALIDRLVVTGHASTPGYNDPAYPIEGRRPRVG from the coding sequence ATGAACTATCGCCAGCTCGGCCGTTCCGGCCTGAAAGTGTCGCCGATCTGCCTGGGCACGATGATGTTCGGCGGCCCGACCGACGAGCCGACCGCGGCGCGCATCATCGCGAAAGCCCGCGATGCCGGCATCAATTTCATCGACACGGCGGATGCCTACAACAAGGGCGCCTCTGAAGAGGTCGTCGGCCGCGCCATCGCGCGGGAGCGCGACCGCTGGATCGTCGCGACCAAGCTCGCCAACCCGATGGGCGATGATCCCAACCGCGCCGGGCTGTCGCGGCGCTGGATGCTGCAGGCCGCGGACGAGAGCCTGAAGCGGCTCGGCACCGGTCACATCGACATCTACTATCTTCACAAGGAGGACCACGCGACGCCGCTGGAGGAGACCGTGCGCGCGATCGGTGACCTCATGCGCGCCGGCAAGATCCGCTATTTCGGCGTCTCGAACTATCGCGCGTGGCGGCTCGCCGAGATCTGCAATCTGTGCGACGGAATGGGCATCGACCGTCCTGTGGTCAGCCAACCCTATTACAACGCGATGAACCGGATGCCCGAGGTCGAGCACCTGCCGGCTTGCGATTATTACGGCCTCGGCGTGGTGCCCTATAGCCCGCTGGCGCGCGGCGTGCTCACCGCCAAATACAGCCCCGATGCGCCGCCCGACAAGGACACGCGGGCCGGCCGCAACGACACCAGGATGATGCAGACCGAATGGCGGCCGGAATCCCTGAAGCTCGCGCAGGAGATCAAGCGCCACGCCGAGACCAAGGGCTTTACACCCGGCCAGTTCGCGGTGTCATGGGTGCTGAACTCCGCGTTCATCAGTTCGGTCATCGCAGGGCCGCGCACTGAGCCGCAATGGGATGACTACATCCGATCGATCGACTATCCCTATGCTGCCGACGACGAAGCGCTGATCGATCGCCTGGTCGTCACCGGCCACGCGTCAACGCCGGGCTACAACGATCCGGCCTATCCGATCGAAGGCCGCAGGCCGCGGGTGGGCTGA
- a CDS encoding tetratricopeptide repeat protein encodes MVDDRYGLPLSTASTDAASAYREGMDLLLAFWPGATDAFERAIMLDPDFALAHAARARIHAIYMQREAALQTIKRARDLVAKRGTEREKSHVATLVLAIEGRGTDALHAALTHLESWPRDAMIMALPLGAFGLLAFSGRRDHDAARRDLCNRFAAAYGEDWWFLSNHGWALTEAGEVSQGRAITERSFALRRHNAYAVHALLHAMFEQGSLAEAGALVEGWIGDYDRTGMLHGHICWHQALGALDRGDAAGALRVYTDVLLPTMDTAPPLNTLSDCASLLWRLRAENHTLPDGAWTEVAAYARPRFTGSTLAFIEMHLVMIAAATNDTTALKGRLAAIERRQIEGNLPAGRIVPHMLRALRAFAEENWRACARELTPVMGDLARIGGSHAQREVIEDTYVLALIRSRDLAKAREVLDARLHRRPSARDTRWRALSTE; translated from the coding sequence ATGGTGGACGATCGTTACGGCCTGCCGCTGTCCACCGCCTCCACCGATGCGGCTTCTGCTTATCGCGAAGGCATGGATCTGCTGCTCGCCTTCTGGCCCGGCGCCACCGACGCGTTCGAGCGGGCGATCATGCTGGATCCGGACTTCGCGCTGGCGCATGCCGCCCGCGCGCGCATTCATGCGATCTACATGCAGCGCGAGGCGGCCCTGCAGACAATCAAGCGCGCCCGCGACCTCGTCGCCAAGCGCGGTACCGAACGCGAGAAGAGCCATGTCGCTACCCTGGTGCTCGCCATCGAGGGGCGCGGCACCGACGCGCTCCATGCGGCCCTGACGCATCTCGAGAGCTGGCCGCGCGATGCCATGATCATGGCGCTGCCGCTCGGCGCCTTCGGCCTGCTCGCTTTTTCGGGGCGGAGAGATCACGACGCGGCGCGACGCGATCTGTGCAACCGCTTTGCCGCAGCCTATGGCGAGGACTGGTGGTTCCTGTCGAACCATGGCTGGGCTCTGACCGAGGCCGGCGAGGTGTCGCAAGGCCGCGCCATCACCGAGCGCAGCTTCGCGCTGCGCCGGCACAACGCCTATGCCGTGCATGCGCTGCTGCATGCCATGTTCGAGCAAGGCTCGCTCGCCGAGGCCGGCGCGCTCGTCGAGGGCTGGATCGGCGACTACGATCGCACGGGCATGCTGCACGGTCACATCTGCTGGCACCAGGCGCTGGGTGCGCTGGACCGCGGTGATGCGGCCGGCGCGCTCAGGGTGTACACTGACGTGCTGTTGCCGACGATGGACACCGCGCCGCCGCTTAACACGCTGTCGGACTGTGCCTCGCTGCTGTGGCGGCTGAGGGCGGAGAACCATACGTTGCCCGACGGGGCCTGGACCGAGGTGGCAGCCTATGCCAGACCGCGCTTCACGGGCTCGACGCTTGCCTTCATCGAAATGCACCTGGTGATGATCGCCGCGGCCACCAACGATACGACGGCTCTTAAGGGGCGTCTTGCCGCGATCGAGCGGCGGCAGATCGAGGGCAATCTCCCGGCGGGGCGGATCGTGCCGCACATGCTGCGGGCCCTGCGCGCCTTCGCCGAGGAGAATTGGCGTGCCTGCGCGCGCGAGCTCACACCGGTTATGGGCGACCTCGCCCGCATCGGCGGCAGCCACGCCCAGCGCGAGGTGATCGAGGATACCTACGTCCTGGCCCTGATCCGCAGCCGCGACCTCGCGAAGGCACGCGAGGTCCTCGATGCCCGCCTGCACCGCCGCCCCTCCGCGCGTGACACGCGCTGGCGGGCGCTGTCTACTGAGTAG
- a CDS encoding NAD(P)-dependent oxidoreductase, which yields MTATHSLGWIGMGRMGYPMAERLLKAGHKVSIFNRTRAKAEPLATKGGIIVDHPSDLAGCDIVFSMVSTAKDLEQVYFGDHGLVASGSGPRPQILVDCSSIGVGQSEAIDAKLRQLDCAFVRAPVSGNGKCVKAGKLSSVVSGPKAAFDAIAPYLAKIAVSGVSYVGEGELARICKIAHNVFLGVVIQNLAEITILAQKAGVPRHAFLDFMNASVMGSTFTKYKSNALVNLDWTTTFTPTLLRKDLDLGLSAARQLDVAMPVTAATREALQAHVGAASLQSDPAAYLEKDFAALLETVALAAGLKLQPENVPMPTGLETEG from the coding sequence ATGACCGCGACGCATTCGCTCGGCTGGATCGGCATGGGGCGCATGGGCTATCCGATGGCCGAGCGGCTGCTGAAAGCCGGACACAAGGTGTCGATCTTCAACCGCACCCGGGCCAAGGCCGAGCCGCTGGCGACGAAGGGCGGCATCATCGTCGACCATCCGAGCGATCTCGCAGGATGCGACATCGTCTTCTCGATGGTGTCGACGGCCAAGGATCTCGAGCAGGTCTATTTCGGCGACCATGGACTCGTCGCGTCGGGCTCGGGTCCGCGTCCTCAGATCCTGGTCGATTGCTCCTCCATCGGTGTCGGGCAGTCCGAGGCGATCGACGCCAAGCTGAGACAGCTCGACTGCGCGTTCGTGCGCGCCCCGGTGTCCGGCAACGGCAAATGCGTCAAGGCCGGCAAGCTGTCATCGGTCGTGTCCGGACCCAAAGCCGCGTTCGATGCCATCGCACCATATCTCGCCAAGATCGCCGTCTCCGGCGTGTCCTACGTCGGCGAGGGCGAGCTCGCGCGCATCTGCAAGATTGCGCACAACGTCTTTCTCGGCGTCGTGATCCAGAATCTGGCCGAAATCACCATCCTGGCGCAGAAGGCCGGCGTGCCGCGCCATGCCTTCCTCGACTTCATGAATGCCAGCGTCATGGGCTCGACCTTCACCAAGTACAAGAGCAACGCGCTGGTCAATCTCGACTGGACCACGACCTTCACGCCGACCCTTCTGCGCAAGGATCTCGATCTCGGCCTGTCGGCGGCGCGCCAACTCGACGTCGCGATGCCGGTGACGGCGGCAACGCGCGAGGCGCTGCAGGCCCATGTCGGCGCGGCGTCGCTGCAGAGCGATCCCGCCGCCTACCTGGAAAAGGATTTTGCGGCGCTGCTGGAGACGGTGGCGCTGGCTGCCGGCCTCAAGCTGCAGCCGGAAAATGTCCCGATGCCGACGGGCTTGGAAACCGAGGGGTAG
- a CDS encoding Xaa-Pro peptidase family protein — protein MTASALKPHLVSPEHLDPHWRWSRAIPSHGHVSVDFERRVDFDRLRRYRLARARQALKASGCGALLLFDVNNIRYVSGTKIGEWERDKLCRFALLAGDGEPIVWDFGSAAVHHRIFCDWLAPENCRAGMLGMRGTVPPAVGLMKAHAEEVMSLLRAAGVADMPVGVDLAETAMFFELQKAGMKVVDGQQVMLDAREIKNIDEIMLLNQAAAMVDGVYHSIYENLKPGVRENDIVALANKMLYEMGSDDVEAINAISGERCNPHPHNFTDRILRPGDQAFFDILQSYQGYRTCYYRTFNVGRATPAQHDAYKRCREWLDNAIALIKPGVSTDSVAKVWPAAEEFGFPSEMAAFGLQFGHGLGLALHERPIISRLVSLDNPMEIKTGMVFALETYCPATDGFSAARIEEEVVVTDKGCQVITLFPAEELPIANRY, from the coding sequence ATGACAGCCAGCGCGCTGAAGCCGCATCTGGTCAGCCCCGAGCATCTCGATCCGCATTGGCGCTGGAGCCGGGCGATTCCCTCGCACGGCCATGTCTCGGTCGATTTCGAGCGCCGCGTCGATTTCGATCGTCTGCGGCGATACCGTCTGGCGCGGGCGCGCCAGGCGCTGAAGGCCTCGGGCTGTGGCGCGCTGCTGCTGTTCGACGTCAACAACATCCGCTACGTCTCCGGCACCAAGATCGGCGAATGGGAGCGCGACAAGCTCTGTCGCTTCGCGCTCCTGGCCGGCGACGGCGAGCCGATCGTGTGGGATTTCGGTTCGGCCGCCGTGCACCACCGCATCTTCTGCGACTGGCTGGCGCCTGAGAACTGCCGCGCCGGCATGCTCGGCATGCGCGGCACGGTGCCGCCGGCCGTCGGCCTGATGAAGGCTCATGCCGAAGAAGTCATGAGCCTGCTGCGCGCGGCCGGCGTCGCCGACATGCCGGTCGGTGTCGACCTTGCTGAAACCGCGATGTTCTTCGAGCTGCAAAAGGCCGGCATGAAGGTCGTCGACGGCCAGCAGGTCATGCTCGACGCGCGCGAGATCAAGAACATCGACGAGATCATGCTGCTCAACCAGGCCGCGGCAATGGTCGACGGCGTCTATCATTCGATTTACGAGAATTTGAAGCCCGGCGTCCGCGAGAACGACATCGTCGCGCTCGCCAACAAGATGCTCTACGAGATGGGCTCCGACGACGTCGAGGCGATCAACGCGATATCCGGCGAGCGCTGCAATCCGCATCCGCACAATTTCACCGACCGCATCCTGCGTCCGGGCGACCAGGCGTTCTTCGACATCCTGCAGTCCTATCAGGGCTACCGCACCTGCTATTACCGCACCTTCAATGTCGGCCGAGCCACGCCGGCCCAGCACGATGCCTACAAGCGCTGCCGCGAGTGGCTCGACAACGCGATCGCGTTGATCAAGCCGGGCGTGTCGACCGATTCCGTCGCCAAGGTGTGGCCGGCGGCGGAGGAGTTCGGATTCCCCTCGGAGATGGCGGCGTTCGGCCTGCAATTTGGCCACGGTCTTGGTCTCGCTCTGCATGAGCGCCCGATCATTTCGCGCCTGGTCTCGCTGGACAATCCGATGGAGATCAAGACCGGCATGGTATTCGCGCTGGAGACTTATTGCCCAGCCACTGACGGCTTCTCCGCGGCGCGCATCGAGGAGGAGGTCGTGGTCACCGACAAGGGCTGCCAGGTGATCACGCTGTTCCCCGCGGAAGAGCTGCCGATCGCCAATCGTTACTGA
- a CDS encoding LacI family DNA-binding transcriptional regulator, translating to MHPSTVSRALSPAMKHLVATDVADRIQAAANAIGYRLNMAAKGLRTGRSGLIGVLAPDIADPGFPPVLSGIADHLNAEGYATIVVDVGSKGSEQDLVDRLIARGVDGLVLATVSLRDDVVKHCLDAALPVVLVNRVDGASQLPSAASDDAAGMRLAVEHLVALGHQRIGHVAGPQEISTGARRRAGFEASARDAGLSARHAPVEVADSYTRAAGREAALRLLTRRTRPTAIVAANDLLALGVYDALAARGLACPGDVSVVGHNDMPFVDMVSPPLTTVRIAQRDMGEAAARLLLARIARHEVTDEHVVLAPQLIIRGSTAQPRP from the coding sequence GTGCACCCGTCGACGGTCTCGCGCGCGCTCAGCCCGGCCATGAAGCATCTGGTCGCGACGGATGTCGCCGACCGTATCCAGGCCGCTGCCAACGCCATCGGCTACCGGCTCAACATGGCGGCCAAGGGGTTGCGCACCGGGCGCAGCGGCCTGATCGGCGTGCTGGCGCCCGATATCGCCGACCCCGGCTTTCCGCCGGTGCTCTCCGGCATCGCGGATCACCTCAATGCCGAGGGCTATGCGACGATCGTCGTCGACGTCGGCAGCAAGGGCTCGGAGCAGGATCTGGTCGATCGCCTGATCGCGCGCGGGGTCGACGGCCTGGTGCTGGCGACGGTGAGCTTGCGCGACGATGTCGTAAAGCATTGTCTCGATGCGGCGCTGCCGGTCGTACTGGTCAATCGCGTCGATGGCGCGAGCCAGTTGCCATCAGCGGCCAGCGATGACGCGGCGGGCATGCGGCTTGCGGTCGAGCATCTCGTGGCGCTCGGCCACCAGCGGATCGGCCACGTCGCCGGCCCGCAGGAGATCTCGACCGGCGCGCGCCGGCGGGCCGGCTTCGAGGCCAGCGCCAGGGATGCGGGCCTGTCCGCCCGCCACGCGCCGGTCGAGGTCGCTGACTCCTACACGCGCGCGGCCGGCCGCGAGGCTGCGCTGCGCCTCCTGACGCGCCGGACGCGGCCGACCGCGATCGTCGCCGCCAATGATTTGCTGGCGCTCGGCGTCTATGACGCGCTCGCCGCCCGCGGCCTCGCCTGCCCCGGCGACGTGTCGGTGGTCGGCCACAACGACATGCCGTTCGTCGACATGGTCTCGCCGCCGCTCACCACGGTGCGGATCGCCCAGCGCGACATGGGGGAAGCCGCAGCGCGATTGCTGCTGGCGCGCATTGCGCGCCATGAGGTCACGGACGAGCATGTCGTGCTGGCGCCGCAGCTCATCATCCGCGGATCGACGGCGCAGCCGCGGCCCTGA
- a CDS encoding amidohydrolase family protein — MTNDPTSFDLIIRGGTVIDGTRAPRFAADVGIKDGRIVAIGEVSGEARRVIDASGRIVAPGFIDAHTHDDSAVLVDPGMTCKVSQGVTSVVTGNCGVSIAPLKPGSPRPMPLGLLSPGDGRVAEYASFADYVAALRAAPSAVNVAPMTGHTSLRASVVSDLGRAATESEVAEMRALVQEALDAGAIGVSTGTFYPPAEAAPTEEIIEVCRPLTGSGGVYATHMRNEADDVVKSLEESFAIGKALDVQVVISHHKVVGPANFGRTKETLPLLTEAMSCQCVALDCYPYNASSTMLHTDPAKLQVKVVVAASKPHPEMAGRDLADIAASWGVDRLEAAKRLQPASAIYFSMDEADVRTILAFEPTMIGSDGLPFGERPHPRLWGTFPRVLGYYCRELELFSLETAVWKMSGLTAQNFGIKRRGTLAVGHHADITIFDAASVRDAATYDEPCVPAAGIDAVVVNGALTWWQGAHQNARAGQVITRARLR, encoded by the coding sequence ATGACCAATGACCCGACCTCCTTCGATCTCATCATCCGCGGCGGCACTGTCATCGACGGCACGCGCGCGCCGCGCTTTGCGGCGGATGTCGGCATCAAGGACGGCCGCATCGTCGCCATCGGCGAGGTCTCAGGCGAAGCTCGGCGCGTGATCGACGCCTCCGGCCGCATCGTCGCGCCGGGCTTCATCGATGCCCATACCCATGACGACAGCGCGGTGCTGGTCGATCCCGGCATGACCTGCAAGGTGTCACAGGGCGTGACCTCCGTCGTGACGGGCAATTGCGGCGTCAGCATCGCGCCGCTGAAGCCGGGCTCGCCGCGACCGATGCCGCTCGGCCTGCTGTCACCGGGCGACGGGCGCGTTGCGGAATATGCCTCGTTCGCGGACTACGTCGCGGCGTTGCGCGCGGCGCCATCGGCGGTGAACGTCGCGCCGATGACCGGCCATACCTCGCTGCGCGCGTCCGTCGTGAGCGATCTCGGCCGCGCGGCGACCGAGAGCGAAGTTGCCGAGATGCGCGCCTTGGTTCAGGAGGCGCTCGATGCCGGCGCGATCGGCGTCTCTACCGGCACCTTCTATCCGCCGGCGGAGGCCGCGCCGACCGAGGAGATCATCGAGGTCTGCCGTCCGCTGACCGGCAGCGGCGGCGTCTATGCCACGCATATGCGCAACGAGGCTGATGACGTCGTCAAATCGCTGGAGGAGAGCTTTGCAATTGGCAAGGCGCTCGACGTCCAGGTCGTGATCTCGCACCACAAGGTGGTGGGGCCGGCGAATTTCGGCCGCACGAAAGAGACGCTGCCGTTGCTCACCGAGGCGATGAGCTGCCAATGCGTCGCGCTCGACTGCTATCCTTATAACGCATCCTCGACGATGCTGCACACCGATCCGGCCAAGCTGCAGGTCAAGGTCGTGGTTGCCGCGTCGAAGCCGCATCCGGAGATGGCGGGCCGTGATCTCGCCGACATCGCCGCCAGCTGGGGCGTCGACCGGCTCGAAGCCGCGAAGCGGCTGCAGCCGGCATCGGCCATCTACTTCTCGATGGACGAGGCGGACGTGCGCACCATCCTCGCCTTCGAGCCGACCATGATCGGCTCCGACGGTCTCCCGTTCGGCGAGCGGCCGCATCCGCGCCTGTGGGGCACGTTCCCACGCGTGCTCGGCTATTACTGCCGCGAGCTCGAGCTGTTCTCACTGGAGACGGCGGTTTGGAAGATGAGCGGCCTTACCGCGCAGAATTTCGGCATCAAGCGCCGCGGCACGCTGGCCGTCGGCCACCATGCCGACATCACGATCTTCGACGCGGCCAGCGTGCGCGACGCTGCGACCTATGACGAGCCCTGCGTGCCCGCTGCCGGCATCGACGCGGTCGTCGTCAACGGCGCGCTGACGTGGTGGCAGGGGGCGCACCAGAATGCGCGCGCTGGGCAGGTGATCACGCGGGCACGTCTGCGCTGA
- a CDS encoding zinc-dependent alcohol dehydrogenase family protein: MKALVYHGPGQKSLDERPKPAILEPGDAVVKILKTTICGTDLHILKGDVPTCTPGRILGHEGVGVVDAVGSAVRAFKPGDHVIISCISACGTCDYCRRGMYSHCRHGGWILGHKIDGTQAEYVRTPHADTSLYHVPAGTEEEALVMLSDILPTGFECGVLNGKVEPGSSVAIVGAGPIGLASLLTAQFYSPAEIIMIDLDDNRLEVAARFGATSVINNSDGKAVEKVMALTNGRGVDTAIEAVGVPATFVTCEDIIAPGGIIANVGVHGVKADLHLEKLWDRNIAITTRLVDTVTTPMLLKTVQSKKLEPKRLITHRFKLDQILDAYETFGAAAKTHALKVLIEA, from the coding sequence ATGAAAGCCCTGGTCTATCACGGTCCCGGTCAGAAATCCCTCGACGAGCGCCCGAAGCCGGCGATCCTCGAACCCGGCGATGCCGTGGTCAAAATCCTGAAGACCACGATCTGCGGCACCGACCTGCACATCCTGAAAGGCGACGTGCCGACCTGCACGCCGGGCCGCATCCTCGGTCACGAGGGGGTCGGCGTGGTCGACGCGGTCGGCAGCGCTGTGCGCGCGTTCAAGCCGGGCGACCACGTCATCATCTCCTGCATCTCGGCGTGCGGAACCTGCGACTATTGCCGGCGCGGCATGTACTCGCATTGCCGCCACGGCGGCTGGATCCTCGGCCACAAGATCGACGGCACCCAGGCGGAATATGTGCGCACCCCGCATGCCGACACCAGCCTGTATCACGTGCCCGCCGGCACCGAGGAGGAGGCGCTGGTGATGCTGAGCGACATCCTGCCGACCGGCTTCGAATGCGGCGTGCTCAACGGCAAGGTCGAGCCGGGCTCCAGCGTGGCCATCGTCGGCGCCGGCCCGATCGGGTTGGCGTCGCTACTGACCGCGCAGTTCTACTCGCCGGCCGAAATCATCATGATCGACCTCGACGACAACCGTCTCGAGGTCGCCGCCCGCTTCGGCGCCACCAGCGTGATCAACAATAGCGACGGCAAGGCGGTCGAAAAGGTGATGGCGCTGACCAATGGCCGCGGCGTGGATACCGCGATCGAGGCGGTCGGTGTGCCCGCCACCTTCGTGACCTGCGAGGACATCATCGCTCCCGGCGGCATCATCGCCAATGTCGGCGTGCACGGCGTCAAGGCCGACCTGCATCTGGAGAAGCTGTGGGACCGCAACATCGCGATCACCACGCGGCTGGTCGACACCGTGACGACGCCGATGCTGCTCAAGACGGTGCAATCCAAGAAACTGGAGCCGAAGCGGCTGATCACTCACCGCTTCAAGCTGGATCAGATTCTCGACGCCTATGAAACCTTCGGCGCGGCCGCGAAAACGCATGCCCTGAAGGTCCTCATCGAGGCCTAG